A stretch of the Musa acuminata AAA Group cultivar baxijiao chromosome BXJ2-7, Cavendish_Baxijiao_AAA, whole genome shotgun sequence genome encodes the following:
- the LOC103990908 gene encoding myosin-binding protein 1, producing MASRAPVGGFQRLSSALSSAALEWMLMLLLFFDALFAYLVTRFSRLCMLQKPCMFCSRLDHVFGNEKRGFYLDLICETHRSEISLLGCSNGHEKLADVHTVCQGCFLSFDTEGTSNSETYKSLVGELKGHLEDGEDVQDIDGLHLFHGDELANVPFLKKDDELHAIKSLEDKSIRVDVSEVDISLSSSNGHSYLQNKDGARKTREKTLVSPAYHYSKNQEHDHFSHVGYSEVKITSDSDSDLEIQFTDDDEGNSPSHRAETVMYDLVSHVEESEGVTLIKNDLSGSVSGERATEKLIRADQISVSDAKPLEKLTDPAPVISDPFESIPEKQRNAGELHDISTVSLSGATTQCLDDSNQEHIDVNAILPQSEYVPQGPQELLVEDSHVKDNLKFSDAAYGQTTTIDDAKDCCTTDINLRTSHDANFSVSDDKALEKLMHSDPVITEPSESISENQTNVGELQDASTNSSSEAAGHFLEDSNCNQIEVKAIPPQSEFVPQDSQEVLLEDSNVKACTGTTSVDDAKDWCTTNIDLGTSHDASDPGQSMSTRMDLNDAYKIAVGDKGSLSSPRFTDVIIGRDSSRVQEDLKLLISQISAAQGLESPWNEMSPSPRVYGQGDEYILQNITKTLSLERNESGLESLDGSIVSEVEGESPVERLKRQVELDRKSISLLFKELEEERSASAIAANQAMAMITRLQEEKAAMHMEALQYQRMMEEQAEYDHEALQKCNKLLTQREKMIQGLEAEVESLRICFVEGLSTDNSVEQSDNFHDKEIASWNKSGEPHVTCQNSRWSEFGDLKDPLACFEDEEAYILNCLTKLEKKLHLFSNNGVYDDSSSFNLNADDENGLSDKTCGDVDGEFYVERNVVSEGGVGTNGQIFDEVQVSSQEKIYQKDGPPENIQVGENIMMEEKISGKSSSSSEGNRGDSYDIDKQKLLKVGNKNELVALENEVSRLSQRLEALEADRNFLEHAINSLRSGNNGVQIIQEIACDLRELRRIAITR from the exons ATGGCTTCGAGGGCACCTGTTGGTGGATTCCAACGACTCTCATCTGCTTTGTCTTCAGCTGCTCTTGAATGGATGTTGATGCTTCTGTTATTCTTTGATGCCTTGTTTGCCTACCTGGTGACAAGGTTCTCTCGTCTTTGCATGCTACAAAAACCTTGTATGTTTTGCTCAAGGCTAGATCATGTTTTTGGAAATGAGAAACGAGGCTTCTATCTGGATTTGATCTGTGAAACTCACAGATCAGAGATCTCATTGTTGGGTTGCTCTAATGGTCATGAAAAGCTTGCTGATGTTCATACCGTGTGCCAGGGCTGTTTTCTTTCATTTGATACCGAAGGGACATCCAACTCTGAGACTTACAAATCATTGGTTGGTGAGTTAAAAGGGCATCTTGAGGACGGTGAAGATGTTCAGGACATTGATGGCCTCCATCTGTTTCATGGGGATGAATTGGCAAATGTCCCTTTTTTAAAGAAGGATGATGAACTACATGCCATCAAGTCGCTTGAAGATAAATCCATAAGAGTTGATGTTTCTGAAGTTGACATCTCTTTGTCAAGTTCAAATGGGCACAGTTATCTACAGAATAAAGATGGAGCGAGAAAGACGAGAGAGAAAACCTTGGTTTCCCCAGCATATCATTATTCAAAGAATCAAGAACATGATCACTTCTCTCATGTTGGATACAGTGAAGTTAAAATTACTTCGGACTCTGATTCTGACTTAGAGATCCAATTCACAGATGATGATGAAGGAAATTCTCCATCTCATCGAGCTGAAACTGTCATGTATGATTTGGTGTCTCATGTTGAAGAATCAGAGGGTGTCACTCTAATAAAAAATGATTTATCTGGAAGTGTTTCAGGTGAAAGAGCCACAGAAAAGTTGATTCGTGCGGATCAAATTAGTGTTTCAGATGCTAAACCCCTTGAAAAGTTGACCGACCCTGCTCCAGTAATTAGTGACCCTTTTGAGTCAATTCCTGAAAAGCAAAGAAATGCAGGTGAGCTCCATGATATATCAACTGTTTCTTTATCTGGTGCTACTACGCAATGTTTGGATGATAGTAACCAGGAACACATTGATGTCAATGCTATTCTCCCACAATCTGAATATGTGCCACAAGGTCCCCAAGAACTTCTTGTAGAAGATTCACATGTGAAGG ATAATTTGAAGTTTAGTGATGCTGCTTATGGTCAAACTACTACTATTGATGATGCAAAGGATTGCTGTACAACTGACATCAATTTGAGGACAAGTCATGATGCAAATTTTAGTGTTTCTGATGATAAAGCCCTAGAAAAGTTGATGCACTCTGATCCAGTTATCACTGAGCCTTCGGAGTCAATTTCTGAGAATCAAACAAACGTAGGTGAGCTCCAAGATGCATCAACCAATTCATCTTCTGAAGCTGCTGGACATTTTTTGGAGGATAGCAATTGTAACCAGATCGAAGTCAAAGCTATTCCCCCCCAATCTGAATTTGTGCCACAAGATTCTCAAGAAGTTCTTCTAGAAGATTCAAATGTGAAAG CATGTACTGGTACTACTTCAGTTGATGATGCAAAGGATTGGTGTACAACTAACATCGATTTGGGGACAAGTCATGATGCAAGTGACCCTGGTCAATCTATGAGTACTCGTATGGATTTGAATGATGCTTATAAGATTGCTGTTGGTGATAAGGGAAGcttgtcatctcctagatttacTGATGTAATCATTGGGAGGGATTCTTCTAGAGTTCAGGAAGATCTGAAACTCCTGATTTCTCAGATATCTGCAGCTCAGGGGCTTGAGTCTCCATGGAATGAAATGAGCCCTAGTCCCCGAGTATATGGACAAGGCGATGAATATATATTGCAGAACATAACTAAAACACTCTCTCTCGAGAGGAATGAATCAGGATTAGAGTCACTAGATGGAAGCATTGTAAGTGAGGTGGAAGGAGAAAGTCCAGTTGAGAGGCTGAAGCGGCAGGTTGAGTTGGACAGGAAGTCCATAAGTCTTCTCTTCAAGGAGttagaagaagaaagaagtgCTTCAGCAATTGCAGCAAATCAAGCAATGGCCATGATTACTAGGTTGCAAGAGGAGAAGGCTGCAATGCATATGGAAGCCCTGCAGTACCAAAGAATGATGGAAGAGCAAGCAGAGTATGACCATGAAGCACTTCAAAAATGTAACAAATTGCTTACTCAAAGGGAGAAAATGATACAAGGCTTGGAAGCTGAGGTGGAAAGCCTTAGAATATGCTTTGTAGAAGGATTATCCACTGACAATTCAGTGGAGCAGAGTGATAACTTCCATGATAAGGAGATTGCATCTTGGAACAAATCCGGGGAACCTCATGTAACATGTCAAAATTCAAGATGGAGTGAATTTGGGGATTTGAAGGATCCCTTAGCTTGCTTTGAAGATGAGGAGGCATATATATTAAACTGTTTGACAAAGTTGGAGAAAAAGCTTCATCTTTTTTCCAATAATGGTGTTTATGATGATAGTTCAAGTTTTAATTTGAATGCTGATGATGAAAATGGACTTTCTGATAAAACATGTGGGGATGTTGATGGAGAATTTTATGTAGAAAGGAATGTTGTGTCAGAAGGTGGTGTGGGCACAAATGGTCAAATCTTTGACGAAGTTCAAGTTTCAAGTCAAGAGAAAATTTATCAGAAAGATGGTCCTCCAGAAAATATTCAGGTAGGAGAGAACATTATGATGGAAGAAAAAATTTCTGGAAAAAGTTCAAGTTCCTCTGAAGGAAACCGTGGAGACAGTTATGACATTGACAAGCAAAAATTATTGAAAGTAGGGAACAAGAATGAGTTAGTTGCTCTTGAGAATGAAGTGTCACGTCTGAGTCAGAGGTTGGAGGCACTTGAGGCAGATCGTAATTTCCTGGAACATGCCATTAACTCACTCAGAAGTGGCAACAATGGTGTTCAGATTATTCAAGAGATAGCTTGTGATCTGCGGGAATTACGGAGAATTGCAATCACCCGATGA
- the LOC135616527 gene encoding cytokinin dehydrogenase 5-like — MAHTLLLPLFVICGLTSTVGTTVEPAEMLLQPAGEGQLSLDPSEVAAAAVDFGGAARAEPLAVMRPGCAGDVARLVRAAYRSARWFPVSARGHGHSTNGQALSPGGVVVQMSRGRIAPRPVPAYSPSTGEYYVDVWGGDLWVDVLNWTLANGGLAPKSWTDYLYLSVGGTLSNAGISGQAFHHGPQISNVYELDVVTGKGELITCTEEQNSELFHGVLGGLGQFGIITRARIALETAPHRVRWIRVLYSDFAAFTRDQELLVSLHGAHRSERFDYVEGFVIVDEGLINNWRSSFFSPKNPVKISYVHANAGLLYCLEMTKNYDSSAADSIDEVVEALLGQLGYIPASVFTTDLPYVDFLDRVHKAEMRLRAKGLWAVPHPWLNLFVPASRIADFDQGVFRGILGNKSSGPILIYPMNKHKWDGRSSVVTPHEDTFYLVAFLRSALPDSGDPTQSLEYLSRQNKKILEFCDDAGIEIKQYLPDHRSRAKWARHFGPKWGRFLRRKDRFDPKCMLATGQGILPPSSSVFPW, encoded by the exons ATGGCGCACACCCTGCTGCTACCGCTCTTCGTCATATGCGGGCTGACGTCCACCGTCGGGACCACGGTGGAGCCCGCCGAGATGCTTCTCCAGCCCGCCGGGGAGGGCCAGCTTAGCTTGGACCCCTCGGAGGTCGCCGCGGCGGCTGTCGACTTCGGAGGTGCCGCCAGGGCCGAGCCGCTGGCCGTCATGCGCCCGGGTTGCGCGGGCGACGTCGCGCGCCTCGTCCGCGCGGCCTACCGCTCGGCCCGCTGGTTCCCGGTCTCCGCCAGGGGTCACGGCCACTCGACCAACGGCCAGGCGCTCTCGCCGGGCGGCGTCGTGGTCCAGATGAGCCGCGGCCGGATCGCGCCCCGCCCGGTGCCGGCGTACTCGCCGTCCACGGGCGAGTACTACGTCGACGTCTGGGGGGGTGATCTCTGGGTCGATGTGTTGAACTGGACGCTGGCCAACGGCGGCCTCGCGCCCAAGTCGTGGACCGACTACCTCTACTTGTCGGTCGGCGGCACGCTCTCCAATGCCGGCATAAGCGGGCAAGCCTTTCACCATGGGCCTCAGATCAGCAATGTCTACGAGCTCGATGTGGTCACAG GCAAGGGCGAGCTGATAACATGCACAGAAGAGCAGAACTCAGAGCTGTTCCATGGAGTTCTCGGTGGTCTGGGACAGTTTGGGATCATCACCAGAGCCCGGATTGCACTGGAGACAGCTCCCCACAGG GTGAGATGGATCCGAGTGCTGTACTCCGATTTCGCGGCCTTCACCAGAGACCAGGAGCTCCTCGTCTCGCTCCACGGCGCCCACCGGAGCGAGAGGTTCGACTACGTCGAAGGCTTCGTCATCGTTGACGAAGGCCTCATCAACAACTGGAGGTCGTCCTTCTTCTCCCCCAAGAACCCTGTCAAGATAAGCTATGTTCACGCCAACGCCGGCCTTCTCTACTGCTTGGAGATGACCAAGAACTACGACTCCTCCGCCGCCGACTCCATCGACGAG GTGGTGGAAGCGCTGCTGGGGCAGCTGGGCTACATACCGGCGTCGGTCTTCACCACCGACCTCCCCTACGTCGACTTCCTCGACCGCGTCCACAAGGCGGAGATGAGGCTCCGTGCCAAGGGGCTGTGGGCGGTGCCGCACCCGTGGCTCAACCTCTTCGTGCCGGCGTCACGGATCGCCGACTTCGACCAAGGCGTCTTCCGCGGCATCCTCGGCAACAAGAGCAGCGGACCCATCCTCATCTACCCCATGAACAAGCACAA GTGGGATGGTCGGAGCTCGGTGGTGACGCCGCACGAGGACACGTTCTACTTGGTCGCCTTCCTACGGTCGGCTCTTCCGGACTCCGGTGATCCGACTCAAAGTTTGGAGTACCTCAGCCGTCAAAACAAGAAGATCTTAGAATTCTGCGACGATGCCGGGATTGAGATCAAGCAATACCTCCCCGACCACCGATCCCGAGCCAAGTGGGCCCGACATTTTGGGCCGAAATGGGGCCGATTCCTGCGCCGAAAGGATCGATTCGACCCAAAGTGCATGTTGGCCACAGGCCAAGGGATCCTTCCACCCTCCTCCTCCGTTTTCCCCTGGTGA
- the LOC135616528 gene encoding purple acid phosphatase 2-like, whose protein sequence is MGRWWPSRLLLGLLCAVVSAGLVGRTDGGVTSSFVRKAEKGVDMPIDSDVFSVPPGYNAPQQVHITQGNHDGSAMIISWVTEDEPGSSKVLYGTDKDQLDFYAEGKYTRYKFYNYTSGYIHHCTLRHLKHDTKYYYAVGIRHTIRKFWFTTPPEVGPDVPYTFGLIGDLGQSHDSNVTLTHYESNPKAQTVLFVGDLSYADTYPNHDNVRWDTWGRFVERSTAYQPWIWTAGNHEIDFAPEIGETVPFKPFSHRYHVPYRSSGSTAPFWYSIKRASAYIIVLASYSAYGKYTPQYQWLEAELPKVNRSETPWLIVLMHSPWYNSYNYHYMEGESMRVMFEPWFVKNKVDVVFAGHVHAYERSHRVSNIVYNIVNGKCKPVPDESAPVYITIGDGGNLEGLANNMTEPQPNYSAFREASFGHAIFEIKNRTHAYYTWHRNQDGNAVAADSMWFYNRYWKS, encoded by the exons atggGGAGGTGGTGGCCATCTCGCCTTCTTCTCGGGCTTCTCTGCGCCGTGGTTTCAGCCGGACTGGTGGGGCGGACCGATGGAGGAGTCACGAGTTCTTTTGTCAGGAAGGCGGAGAAGGGCGTGGACATGCCCATCGACAGCGACGTTTTCAGCGTGCCGCCGGGCTACAACGCTCCACAACAG GTACATATCACCCAAGGAAATCATGATGGGTCTGCCATGATCATTTCATGGGTGACCGAGGATGAACCTGGCTCCAGTAAGGTCCTTTATGGGACTGACAAGGATCAGCTTGACTTCTATGCCGAAGGCAAATACACTCGATACAAATTCTACAACTACACCTCAGGTTACATCCATCACTGCACTCTCAGGCACTTGAAG CATGACACTAAATACTACTATGCTGTTGGGATTCGGCACACGATTAGGAAGTTCTGGTTCACTACCCCACCTGAAGTTGGACCAGATGTTCCTTATACTTTTGGCCTCATTG GTGATCTTGGGCAGTCTCATGACTCAAATGTTACACTAACTCATTATGAATCCAACCCAAAGGCACAGACAGTGCTGTTTGTAGGCGACCTTTCTTATGCTGATACGTATCCGAATCATGACAATGTCAGATGGGATACATGGGGCAGGTTTGTTGAGAGAAGCACCGCATACCAACCTTGGATTTGGACTGCAGGAAACCATGAGATTGACTTTGCTCCGGAGATT GGTGAAACTGTACCATTTAAGCCATTCAGTCACAGATATCATGTTCCCTATAGATCTTCTGGCAGCACAGCTCCTTTCTGGTACTCCATCAAGCGGGCATCAGCTTACATAATTGTATTGGCATCATATTCAGCATATG GTAAGTACACCCCTCAGTACCAGTGGCTTGAAGCAGAACTACCCAAAGTGAATAGAAGTGAGACACCATGGTTGATTGTTCTAATGCATTCACCCTGGTACAACAGCTACAACTATCACTACATGGAAGGTGAATCCATGAGGGTGATGTTTGAGCCATGGTTTGTAAAGAACAAAGTTGATGTTGTATTTGCCGGCCATGTTCATGCCTATGAACGCAGT CATAGGGTATCAAACATCGTGTACAATATAGTGAATGGAAAATGCAAACCGGTACCGGATGAATCAGCTCCTGTGTACATCACCATTGGTGATGGAGGAAATCTTGAAGGGCTTGCTAATAA CATGACAGAGCCGCAGCCTAACTACTCAGCTTTTAGAGAAGCCAGCTTCGGCCATGCCATCTTTGAGATCAAGAATCGAACCCATGCCTACTATACTTGGCACAGAAACCAGGATGGAAATGCGGTGGCTGCCGATTCTATGTGGTTTTACAATAGGTATTGGAAGAGTTGA
- the LOC135584236 gene encoding GATA transcription factor 18-like isoform X1 → MSSDANSLQDHQMYRVDGPATADGGGGHDAETIDVTSEPPPPDQDGHVAEAVDAAAPLMNMTSNQLTLLYQGEVYVFDSVTPEKVQAVLLLLGGCEVPSSISSTTLPDAQDEKGYDDILRRANIPAKRIASLIRFREKRKERNFDKKIRYNVRKEVALRMQRRKGQFAGKASLQEGATASSSCDPVQDATLEDPPRESKHYASLCHFSRCQNCGISEKMTPAMRRGPAGPRSLCNACGLMWANKGTLRSPFKAKSVAPSLANSSDHGEVIVSELGSDNKSIEHAPNNHEAVATSQIAKEGMQTDVQLTEIERQA, encoded by the exons ATGTCGTCGGACGCGAACTCTCTGCAGGATCACCAGATGTATCGCGTCGATGGCCCAGCCACCGCCGACGGCGGAGGCGGCCACGACGCGGAGACGATCGACGTGACAAGCGAGCCTCCGCCGCCGGACCAAGACGGCCACGTCGCGGAAGCTGTAGATGCGGCGGCGCCTCTCATGAACATGACATCGAACCAGCTTACGCTTCTGTATCAGGGAGAGGTCTACGTCTTCGACTCGGTCACGCCCGAAAAG GTACAAGCTGTATTGCTATTATTAGGAGGGTGTGAGGTACCTTCCAGTATATCCAGCACAACATTACCTGATGCCCAAGATGAAAAG GGTTATGATGATATACTACGACGTGCAAACATTCCTGCAAAAAGGATTGCTTCACTGATAAGGTTCCGTGAAAAGCgtaaagaaagaaattttgataaaaaaatccgATATAATGTCCGCAAAGAGGTTGCTCTCAG GATGCAGCGTCGGAAAGGACAGTTTGCTGGAAAGGCTAGTCTCCAGGAAGGAGCAACAGCCTCCTCAAGCTGTGATCCTGTTCAGGATGCAACTCTAGAAGATCCTCCTAGGGAGTCCAA ACACTATGCTTCTTTATGTCATTTTTCTAGATGTCAAAACTGCGGCATTAGTGAAAAGATGACACCAGCAATGCGCCGTGGACCGGCTGGACCAAGGTCACTTTGCAATGCCTGTGGACTCATGTGGGCAAACAAG GGAACTTTAAGAAGCCCATTTAAGGCCAAATCTGTGGCCCCTAGCCTTGCTAATTCAAGTGATCAT GGTGAAGTCATTGTCTCAGAACTGGGAAGTGATAACAAATCTATTGAACATGCACCAAATAATCATGAGGCAGTTGCAACTTCTCAAAT TGCCAAAGAGGGTATGCAAACTGATGTGCAGCTTACAGAGATCGAAAGACAAGCTTAA
- the LOC135584236 gene encoding GATA transcription factor 18-like isoform X2, which yields MSSDANSLQDHQMYRVDGPATADGGGGHDAETIDVTSEPPPPDQDGHVAEAVDAAAPLMNMTSNQLTLLYQGEVYVFDSVTPEKVQAVLLLLGGCEVPSSISSTTLPDAQDEKGYDDILRRANIPAKRIASLIRFREKRKERNFDKKIRYNVRKEVALRMQRRKGQFAGKASLQEGATASSSCDPVQDATLEDPPRESKCQNCGISEKMTPAMRRGPAGPRSLCNACGLMWANKGTLRSPFKAKSVAPSLANSSDHGEVIVSELGSDNKSIEHAPNNHEAVATSQIAKEGMQTDVQLTEIERQA from the exons ATGTCGTCGGACGCGAACTCTCTGCAGGATCACCAGATGTATCGCGTCGATGGCCCAGCCACCGCCGACGGCGGAGGCGGCCACGACGCGGAGACGATCGACGTGACAAGCGAGCCTCCGCCGCCGGACCAAGACGGCCACGTCGCGGAAGCTGTAGATGCGGCGGCGCCTCTCATGAACATGACATCGAACCAGCTTACGCTTCTGTATCAGGGAGAGGTCTACGTCTTCGACTCGGTCACGCCCGAAAAG GTACAAGCTGTATTGCTATTATTAGGAGGGTGTGAGGTACCTTCCAGTATATCCAGCACAACATTACCTGATGCCCAAGATGAAAAG GGTTATGATGATATACTACGACGTGCAAACATTCCTGCAAAAAGGATTGCTTCACTGATAAGGTTCCGTGAAAAGCgtaaagaaagaaattttgataaaaaaatccgATATAATGTCCGCAAAGAGGTTGCTCTCAG GATGCAGCGTCGGAAAGGACAGTTTGCTGGAAAGGCTAGTCTCCAGGAAGGAGCAACAGCCTCCTCAAGCTGTGATCCTGTTCAGGATGCAACTCTAGAAGATCCTCCTAGGGAGTCCAA ATGTCAAAACTGCGGCATTAGTGAAAAGATGACACCAGCAATGCGCCGTGGACCGGCTGGACCAAGGTCACTTTGCAATGCCTGTGGACTCATGTGGGCAAACAAG GGAACTTTAAGAAGCCCATTTAAGGCCAAATCTGTGGCCCCTAGCCTTGCTAATTCAAGTGATCAT GGTGAAGTCATTGTCTCAGAACTGGGAAGTGATAACAAATCTATTGAACATGCACCAAATAATCATGAGGCAGTTGCAACTTCTCAAAT TGCCAAAGAGGGTATGCAAACTGATGTGCAGCTTACAGAGATCGAAAGACAAGCTTAA